One region of Haloprofundus salilacus genomic DNA includes:
- a CDS encoding CobW family GTP-binding protein — MSTSDADRIPVTVVSGYLGAGKTTLVNHVLQNRRGMEVAVVVNDMGEVNVDAELLADAADSSDGNDSEESILDLSNGCICCELQGDLLEQTAKLAETRSFDYLLVESSGISEPLPVARSFVEGSPESDVDPTDYYRLDTTVSVVDAYGFWKEFDPTTRKESASVDRPLADVFVDQIEFCDVLLLNKCDMVPDDELDRIEAVVRELQPRADLTRTTHSEVDPERILGTGRFDVDEARRNVGWKRRLAEHEAGHGHDGEGGHKSGESHDGHDHGDLTAAEAHGVSSFVYATEVPFHPQRFEAWLRDWDGSIVRAKGFFLLAGREESVMGLSQAGPSVQAGPIGEWDDADTPRTRLVFIGSEMDEERLRAELDDCLLDEHEHAEPAARDDPFPLAVTVDE; from the coding sequence ATGAGTACCTCCGACGCCGACCGAATTCCGGTCACCGTCGTTAGCGGCTATCTCGGTGCGGGGAAGACGACGCTCGTCAACCACGTCCTCCAGAACCGACGCGGCATGGAAGTCGCCGTCGTCGTTAACGACATGGGCGAGGTGAACGTCGACGCCGAACTGCTCGCCGATGCAGCGGACAGCAGTGACGGGAACGACAGCGAGGAGAGTATCCTCGACCTCTCGAATGGCTGCATCTGCTGCGAGCTGCAGGGTGATCTGCTCGAACAAACAGCGAAACTCGCGGAGACGCGGTCGTTCGACTACCTGCTCGTCGAGTCGTCGGGTATCAGCGAACCGCTGCCGGTCGCGCGGTCGTTCGTCGAAGGGTCGCCCGAGAGCGACGTCGACCCGACCGACTACTATCGGCTAGACACCACCGTCTCGGTCGTCGACGCCTACGGCTTCTGGAAGGAGTTCGATCCGACGACTCGTAAGGAGTCGGCCTCGGTGGACCGGCCGCTCGCCGACGTGTTCGTCGACCAGATCGAGTTCTGCGACGTGCTGCTGTTGAACAAGTGCGACATGGTGCCCGACGACGAACTCGACCGCATCGAGGCGGTGGTTCGGGAACTGCAACCCCGCGCGGACCTCACCCGGACGACGCACTCGGAGGTCGACCCCGAGCGAATCCTCGGCACCGGCCGGTTCGACGTGGACGAGGCTCGACGGAACGTCGGCTGGAAACGCCGCCTCGCCGAGCACGAAGCGGGCCACGGCCACGACGGGGAAGGCGGCCACAAGAGCGGCGAGAGCCACGACGGCCACGACCACGGCGATTTGACGGCCGCGGAGGCCCACGGCGTGTCGTCGTTCGTGTACGCCACGGAGGTGCCGTTTCACCCCCAACGCTTCGAGGCGTGGCTTCGAGACTGGGACGGCAGCATCGTCCGCGCGAAAGGCTTCTTCCTGCTCGCCGGACGCGAGGAGTCCGTGATGGGGTTGAGCCAGGCGGGACCGTCGGTACAGGCAGGTCCCATCGGCGAGTGGGACGACGCGGATACGCCGCGGACGCGACTCGTCTTCATCGGGAGCGAGATGGACGAGGAACGACTCCGGGCGGAACTCGACGACTGTCTTTTAGACGAACACGAACACGCCGAACCGGCGGCACGCGACGACCCGTTCCCACTCGCGGTGACTGTCGACGAGTGA
- a CDS encoding DUF7520 family protein, translated as MNESDRGRRILLGVGGIVVLVAGLIGLFVGENSAGASIDLLGVATLPVSPVTMALYGAVLATVALSALFAAVEFVSRLENRDRV; from the coding sequence GTGAACGAATCAGACCGCGGTCGTCGCATCCTCCTCGGCGTCGGTGGTATCGTTGTCCTCGTCGCGGGACTCATCGGCCTGTTCGTCGGCGAGAACAGCGCGGGTGCGTCTATCGACCTCCTCGGCGTCGCGACGCTTCCAGTGAGTCCGGTGACGATGGCCCTCTACGGCGCCGTTCTGGCGACGGTAGCGCTCTCCGCGCTGTTCGCCGCCGTCGAGTTCGTCTCGCGGCTAGAAAATCGAGACCGAGTGTAG
- a CDS encoding acetyl-CoA synthetase, with the protein MTVNALGEIVARERRTDRPAVHLPAADRTMSYHDFCTTAWKAGNVFRHLGVAAGRRVELQPVASPESLLAFFGAALLGSPVRFEARGEDETRVVVATAEREDELDPRAGTKLVVYGGCPKRPTTTHWETEVWSENPAIPPYEVEPSTPALVADDATYAHAELLTLAERVVNDYDLTDASRVVVRGSLSHPGVIVAGVVAPLLVGGTVVLPSDDGATSSGDIAVTAVDAVDVVPEPVAVDPSDVVA; encoded by the coding sequence ATGACCGTGAACGCTCTCGGCGAGATCGTCGCGCGCGAACGGCGGACCGACCGTCCGGCGGTCCACCTCCCGGCCGCCGACCGAACGATGAGTTACCACGATTTCTGTACGACGGCGTGGAAAGCCGGGAACGTCTTTCGCCATCTCGGGGTCGCCGCCGGGCGGCGCGTCGAACTCCAACCGGTCGCGTCGCCGGAGTCGCTGCTCGCCTTTTTCGGTGCGGCGCTGCTCGGGTCGCCGGTTCGGTTCGAGGCTCGCGGCGAGGACGAGACGCGCGTCGTCGTCGCCACCGCAGAGCGCGAGGACGAACTCGACCCGAGAGCGGGGACGAAACTCGTCGTCTACGGCGGTTGCCCGAAACGACCGACGACGACCCACTGGGAGACGGAGGTCTGGAGCGAGAACCCGGCGATTCCGCCGTACGAGGTGGAGCCGTCTACGCCCGCGCTCGTTGCCGACGACGCGACGTACGCGCACGCGGAACTACTGACCCTCGCCGAGCGCGTCGTCAACGACTACGACCTGACCGACGCGTCGCGCGTCGTCGTCCGCGGGTCGCTCTCGCACCCCGGCGTCATCGTCGCGGGCGTCGTCGCCCCGCTTCTCGTCGGCGGGACGGTAGTTCTCCCCAGCGACGACGGAGCGACGTCCTCCGGCGACATCGCCGTCACTGCGGTTGATGCTGTCGACGTCGTTCCGGAACCCGTCGCCGTCGATCCGTCGGACGTAGTCGCATAG
- the cdd gene encoding cytidine deaminase yields MADELVEKAREVLSNAHVPYSEYRVGAALRTVDGTVFVGCNIENANYSNSLHAEEVAVAEAVKNGYREFDRIAVTSGVRDGVTPCGMCRQTLSEFCDEPFVVVCDEGGERTSEYTLGELLPNTISEGTLSDAERSADR; encoded by the coding sequence ATGGCTGACGAACTCGTCGAGAAGGCCCGCGAGGTGCTCTCGAACGCCCACGTCCCGTACTCGGAGTACCGCGTCGGGGCCGCGCTGCGAACGGTCGACGGCACGGTGTTCGTCGGGTGCAACATCGAGAACGCGAACTACAGCAACAGTCTCCACGCCGAGGAGGTAGCCGTCGCCGAGGCGGTGAAGAATGGCTACCGAGAGTTCGACCGCATCGCCGTCACCTCGGGTGTCCGCGACGGCGTCACGCCCTGCGGCATGTGTCGGCAGACGCTCTCGGAGTTCTGCGACGAGCCGTTCGTCGTCGTCTGCGACGAGGGCGGCGAGCGGACGAGCGAGTACACGCTCGGCGAACTGCTGCCGAACACCATCTCCGAAGGGACGCTCTCTGACGCCGAGCGCTCGGCCGACCGCTGA
- a CDS encoding GNAT family N-acetyltransferase, giving the protein MYVRDAKNRDEVWLLDHIEAMGLDDAAFRSRDYVVAVDESSNTRAGFGRIRIHKHDEGDFCELTGIGVLEAWRGQGVGAHVVERLVKTAGDEVFEQVYCFTDEPGYLVQFGFEPVESENLRPAVRERLEAKRDSVMPDAVALSLPVEAFEMSTEAREAFKRAAPELDPESAEPEESAEDFGIDPDSATYKYDTGR; this is encoded by the coding sequence ATGTACGTGCGGGACGCCAAGAACCGTGACGAGGTCTGGTTACTCGACCACATCGAGGCGATGGGACTCGACGACGCCGCGTTCCGCTCGCGCGACTACGTCGTCGCCGTCGACGAGTCGTCGAACACTCGCGCGGGGTTCGGACGCATCCGTATCCACAAACACGACGAGGGCGACTTCTGCGAACTCACAGGTATCGGCGTGCTGGAGGCGTGGCGCGGACAGGGCGTCGGCGCGCACGTCGTCGAACGACTCGTGAAGACCGCCGGCGACGAGGTGTTCGAGCAGGTGTACTGCTTCACAGACGAACCGGGGTATCTCGTGCAGTTCGGTTTCGAACCGGTTGAGTCGGAGAACCTCCGCCCAGCGGTTCGCGAGCGACTCGAAGCCAAGCGCGATAGCGTGATGCCCGACGCGGTGGCGCTCTCGCTGCCCGTCGAGGCGTTCGAGATGTCGACAGAGGCTCGAGAGGCGTTCAAGCGAGCCGCACCAGAGTTGGACCCGGAGTCGGCGGAACCAGAGGAGAGCGCCGAGGACTTCGGTATCGACCCGGACTCGGCGACGTACAAGTACGACACGGGGCGATGA
- a CDS encoding DMT family transporter: MVEKRALAFFALASVFFGGVFVAAKAGQAYFPPLLFVALRFDVAAAVLLGYAAVTTAREDLLPRTRGDVAGILATGVLAIGLANGLLFVGQQYVSSAVGSIIFSLSPIFTPLLAAFLLSDERLSRRGTVGVLVGLLGVAFVVGVNPENLLGGGVVGKAIILGSAASAALGSVLIHRADGTLSSTVRTAWALPVSALMVHGMSLGAGESLSAVSWTPAAFAALVYVSVFAGAVAYIAYFGLLDQVGAIRASLVFYVSPVVATLGGWALLGESISLSTVAGFGVIFAGFAILGSEDSEGWLPEFVARLPTGGSSKVLTDGGRDTECRTGCDAD; encoded by the coding sequence GTGGTCGAAAAGCGTGCACTCGCGTTCTTCGCGCTCGCGAGCGTCTTCTTCGGCGGCGTGTTCGTCGCTGCGAAGGCTGGGCAGGCGTACTTCCCGCCGCTGCTGTTCGTCGCGCTCCGCTTCGACGTGGCGGCGGCGGTGCTGCTCGGCTACGCGGCGGTCACGACGGCCCGCGAGGACCTGCTTCCCCGGACCCGCGGCGACGTTGCGGGTATCCTCGCCACCGGCGTGCTCGCCATCGGCCTCGCGAACGGTCTCTTGTTCGTCGGCCAGCAGTACGTCTCCAGCGCCGTCGGTTCCATCATCTTCAGCCTCTCGCCCATCTTCACGCCGCTTCTCGCGGCGTTTCTGCTCTCCGACGAGCGACTCTCCCGCCGCGGCACCGTCGGCGTGCTCGTCGGCCTCCTCGGCGTGGCGTTCGTCGTCGGCGTCAACCCCGAGAACCTACTCGGCGGCGGAGTCGTCGGCAAGGCCATCATCCTCGGCAGTGCGGCGAGCGCGGCGCTCGGCAGCGTGCTCATCCACCGCGCCGACGGCACCTTGTCGAGCACCGTCCGGACTGCGTGGGCGCTCCCGGTGAGCGCGCTCATGGTCCACGGGATGAGCCTCGGCGCGGGCGAGTCGCTCTCGGCGGTGTCGTGGACGCCCGCCGCCTTCGCCGCGCTCGTCTACGTCAGCGTGTTCGCTGGTGCGGTGGCCTACATCGCCTACTTCGGTCTGCTGGACCAGGTAGGCGCGATTCGGGCGAGCCTCGTCTTCTACGTTAGCCCCGTCGTCGCGACGCTCGGGGGGTGGGCGTTGCTCGGCGAATCGATTTCGCTCTCCACCGTCGCTGGCTTCGGCGTCATCTTCGCCGGATTCGCGATTCTCGGCTCCGAGGACAGCGAGGGTTGGTTGCCGGAGTTCGTGGCCCGGCTCCCGACGGGCGGGTCGTCGAAAGTCTTGACTGACGGCGGTCGCGACACCGAGTGTCGGACAGGTTGCGACGCGGACTGA
- a CDS encoding AMP-binding protein: MDTLPDTDEVVHEPTEAFVESTNVHAFMQEYGIEDYEELIARTCGEGDGEGASGVDWFWDLLPEYLDIEFYSDYDAVRDDADGPQFSRWYPGGTINVAHNTLDKHAAVDSETRDKVACIWEGEPGDVREVTYLELHRQANRVANVLEERGIETGDTVGLYMPMVPEVISILYGCFKVGAIAVPIFSGFGVDATATRIEDSECSVLFTGDGFYRRGSEVTLKDAADEAIEQAGHVEHTIVYERLGSEGSPDSFDGVPWDDERDEWWHETVESADNEYETKELPSEQESMLLYSSGTTGKPKGIVHTHAGVLMQCAKEIYFGFDHKPSDRFFWVSDIGWMMGPWTLIGNHAFSGTVFMYEGAPDHPEPDRFWSMIDRHELSVFGISPTAIRALRKYGDDWLDGYDLSSLRLLGSTGEPWDPESWMWFYENVGSEAPIINISGGTEICGCFLMPMPTQPLKPCTLGGPGLGMNVDIVDATGESIADTHERGYLVARDSCPSMTKSLWDGDERYLQEYWSRFDDMWNHGDWAQKDEDGFWFLHGRADDVLNVAGRKVGPAEVEGALIDHDAVNQAAAVGVSDDTKGTAVIAYVVLEDGVEGIDDLRAELRGVVGEELGKPFRPREVLFVDEFPKTQSGKILRRAIASVYEGEELGDMSSIENPEALEKVKAAK, translated from the coding sequence ATGGACACGCTCCCCGACACCGACGAGGTGGTTCACGAACCGACCGAGGCATTCGTCGAATCCACCAACGTCCACGCATTCATGCAGGAGTACGGAATAGAGGACTACGAGGAGCTTATCGCCCGTACGTGCGGCGAGGGAGACGGCGAAGGTGCCTCGGGCGTCGACTGGTTCTGGGACCTCCTCCCCGAGTATCTGGACATCGAGTTCTACAGCGACTACGACGCTGTCCGCGACGACGCCGACGGTCCGCAGTTCTCCCGATGGTACCCCGGCGGCACCATCAACGTCGCGCACAACACGCTCGACAAACACGCCGCCGTCGACTCCGAGACACGGGACAAAGTCGCCTGCATCTGGGAAGGCGAACCCGGCGACGTGCGCGAGGTGACCTACCTCGAACTTCACCGACAGGCGAACCGTGTCGCCAACGTGCTCGAAGAACGCGGCATCGAGACAGGCGACACGGTAGGACTCTACATGCCGATGGTGCCCGAAGTCATCTCGATTCTCTACGGCTGTTTCAAAGTCGGCGCTATCGCAGTTCCTATCTTCTCGGGGTTCGGCGTCGACGCGACGGCGACACGAATCGAAGACAGCGAGTGCTCGGTGCTCTTTACGGGCGACGGCTTCTACCGCCGCGGCAGCGAGGTGACGCTCAAGGACGCCGCCGACGAGGCCATCGAACAGGCCGGACACGTCGAGCACACCATCGTCTACGAGCGTCTCGGGAGCGAGGGCTCGCCGGACTCGTTCGATGGGGTTCCGTGGGACGACGAGCGCGACGAGTGGTGGCACGAAACGGTGGAGAGCGCCGACAACGAGTACGAGACGAAAGAACTGCCGAGCGAGCAGGAGTCGATGCTCCTCTATTCGTCGGGGACGACGGGCAAGCCGAAAGGCATCGTCCACACCCACGCGGGCGTGCTGATGCAGTGCGCCAAGGAGATCTACTTCGGCTTCGACCACAAGCCGTCGGACCGATTCTTCTGGGTTTCGGACATCGGCTGGATGATGGGCCCGTGGACGCTCATCGGAAACCACGCCTTCAGCGGCACCGTCTTCATGTACGAGGGTGCGCCGGACCACCCCGAACCCGACCGCTTCTGGTCGATGATCGACCGCCACGAGCTCTCGGTGTTCGGCATCTCGCCGACCGCGATTCGCGCGCTTCGAAAATATGGTGACGACTGGCTCGACGGCTACGACCTCTCCTCGCTGCGCCTGCTCGGATCGACTGGCGAACCATGGGACCCCGAGTCGTGGATGTGGTTCTACGAGAACGTCGGCAGCGAGGCGCCCATCATCAACATCTCCGGCGGCACCGAGATCTGCGGCTGCTTCCTCATGCCGATGCCGACACAGCCGCTGAAACCCTGCACCCTCGGCGGTCCGGGTCTCGGGATGAACGTCGACATCGTCGACGCGACGGGCGAGAGCATTGCCGACACCCACGAGCGCGGCTACCTCGTCGCGCGCGACTCCTGTCCGTCGATGACCAAGAGCCTCTGGGACGGCGACGAGCGCTACCTCCAGGAGTATTGGTCGCGCTTCGACGACATGTGGAACCACGGCGACTGGGCCCAGAAGGACGAGGACGGCTTCTGGTTCCTCCACGGCCGCGCCGACGACGTGCTCAACGTCGCCGGGCGGAAAGTCGGCCCCGCCGAAGTCGAGGGTGCGCTCATCGACCACGACGCGGTGAATCAGGCCGCCGCCGTCGGCGTCTCCGACGACACCAAAGGGACGGCGGTCATCGCCTACGTCGTCCTCGAAGATGGCGTCGAAGGAATCGACGACCTGCGCGCGGAACTCCGCGGCGTCGTCGGCGAGGAACTCGGAAAGCCGTTCCGCCCGCGCGAGGTGCTGTTCGTCGACGAGTTCCCGAAGACCCAGAGCGGGAAGATACTCCGCCGCGCCATCGCCTCGGTGTACGAGGGCGAAGAGCTCGGCGACATGAGCAGCATCGAGAACCCGGAGGCGCTGGAGAAGGTGAAGGCGGCGAAGTGA
- a CDS encoding helix-turn-helix transcriptional regulator: MESALEDIEFLALSANRVEVLDALADEPHTRRALEERTGASQPTLGRILHDFEDRNWVEQSGHEYAATPTGRLVAEGFSDLHEIVETEQRLRDVANWLPTETMTFDLRRLRNANITVPSQTRPNAPVQRVLDLLRDGSDVKIVSHAFNEQSMSVVQRRVADGEQSFEGVFSASAIDAIADDSALCERLRELVDLSGAELRIVDDDVPVAVTVADDVVHLFLRDGDGLLQAAVDTDDDAVLSWARDVHDQYWSDARPLDPADLAE, encoded by the coding sequence ATGGAGTCGGCGCTCGAAGACATCGAATTTCTCGCCCTCTCGGCGAATCGCGTCGAGGTGCTCGACGCGCTCGCCGACGAACCGCACACGCGGCGCGCGCTCGAAGAGCGCACAGGCGCGTCGCAGCCGACGCTCGGCCGCATCCTCCACGATTTCGAGGACCGCAACTGGGTCGAGCAGTCGGGTCACGAGTACGCGGCGACGCCGACGGGGCGATTGGTCGCGGAGGGGTTTTCGGACCTCCACGAGATCGTCGAAACCGAGCAGCGACTGCGCGACGTGGCGAACTGGCTGCCAACCGAGACGATGACGTTCGACCTCCGACGACTTCGGAACGCGAACATCACGGTTCCCTCGCAGACCCGACCGAACGCGCCGGTGCAACGCGTCCTCGACCTGCTCCGAGACGGAAGCGACGTTAAAATCGTCTCGCACGCCTTCAACGAGCAGAGTATGAGCGTGGTTCAGCGGCGCGTCGCCGACGGCGAACAGTCGTTCGAGGGCGTCTTCTCGGCGAGCGCTATCGACGCCATCGCCGACGACTCGGCGCTCTGCGAGCGTCTCCGGGAGTTGGTCGACTTGTCCGGCGCGGAACTCCGCATTGTCGACGACGACGTTCCCGTGGCCGTCACCGTCGCCGACGACGTGGTGCATCTCTTTCTCCGCGACGGCGACGGGCTCCTGCAGGCGGCCGTCGACACCGACGACGACGCCGTGCTGTCGTGGGCGCGAGACGTTCACGACCAATACTGGAGCGACGCCCGGCCGCTCGACCCGGCCGACCTCGCCGAGTGA
- a CDS encoding amidohydrolase, with translation MTDVADRKRRAVEAIDARADDIVDFAKNVEAEPELGFKETETTRKVVAELEGMGLDVEENIAVTGAKARLGASDASEFVVVVLGELDALVNPAHPKANPQTGACHACGHHAQLANLVGAAYGLTAAGVTEDLDGAIDFIAVPAEEYLDLGYRRKLVESGEVEFLGGKQELIRRGHLDDADCAMMIHAGSDTPERVVTSDFSSNGFVGKFVTYEGKESHAGAAPEEGVNALNAAMLGMNAVHANRETFADDDHVRVHPIVTNGGDGVNVVPSDVQMESYVRASTVEAVEDANEKTNRALESGAMAVGANVEIEDYPGYMPLRTDETMVSTYDANVSELLGEETLTPGKPHLTGSTDMGDVTQIIPGIHPYVGGFSGAVHARDFEVVDEEMAYVIPAKLTAMLVVDLLAAPEKQAAIRAAKAEKRSKAEYLETVRAMRETIVGEYKG, from the coding sequence ATGACCGACGTAGCCGACCGCAAACGCCGGGCCGTCGAGGCCATCGACGCCCGCGCCGACGACATCGTCGACTTCGCGAAAAACGTCGAAGCCGAACCGGAACTCGGGTTCAAAGAGACCGAGACGACTCGCAAGGTCGTCGCCGAACTCGAAGGGATGGGACTCGACGTCGAGGAGAACATCGCCGTCACCGGCGCGAAAGCCCGATTGGGAGCTAGCGACGCGAGCGAGTTCGTGGTCGTGGTTCTCGGCGAACTCGACGCGCTCGTCAACCCTGCACATCCGAAGGCGAACCCCCAAACGGGCGCGTGTCACGCCTGCGGCCACCACGCCCAACTCGCGAACTTGGTCGGTGCTGCCTACGGTCTCACCGCGGCGGGCGTCACCGAGGACCTCGACGGCGCTATCGACTTCATCGCCGTGCCCGCCGAGGAGTATCTCGACCTAGGCTACCGCCGAAAACTGGTCGAGAGCGGCGAAGTGGAGTTCCTCGGCGGCAAACAGGAACTCATCCGACGCGGGCACCTCGACGACGCGGACTGCGCGATGATGATTCACGCCGGGAGCGACACGCCCGAGCGCGTCGTCACGAGCGATTTCTCCTCGAACGGCTTCGTCGGCAAGTTCGTCACCTACGAGGGCAAGGAGTCGCACGCGGGGGCTGCCCCCGAGGAGGGCGTCAACGCGCTCAACGCGGCGATGCTCGGGATGAACGCCGTCCACGCTAACCGCGAGACGTTTGCCGACGACGACCACGTCCGCGTCCACCCCATTGTCACCAACGGCGGCGACGGTGTCAACGTCGTCCCGAGCGACGTGCAGATGGAGTCGTACGTCCGCGCGAGCACCGTCGAGGCCGTCGAGGACGCCAACGAGAAGACGAACCGCGCACTCGAATCGGGTGCGATGGCCGTCGGCGCGAACGTCGAAATCGAGGATTACCCGGGCTACATGCCGCTTCGCACCGACGAGACTATGGTCTCGACGTACGACGCGAACGTCTCGGAACTGCTGGGCGAGGAGACACTCACGCCGGGGAAACCGCACCTCACCGGGTCGACCGACATGGGCGACGTGACACAGATCATCCCCGGAATCCACCCCTACGTCGGCGGCTTCTCGGGGGCCGTCCACGCCCGCGACTTCGAAGTCGTGGACGAGGAGATGGCGTACGTGATTCCCGCGAAACTGACGGCGATGCTTGTCGTCGACCTTCTGGCCGCCCCCGAAAAGCAGGCCGCGATTCGTGCGGCGAAGGCGGAGAAGCGCTCGAAAGCGGAGTATCTGGAGACGGTTCGGGCAATGCGAGAGACGATCGTCGGCGAGTACAAAGGCTAA
- a CDS encoding nucleoside phosphorylase yields the protein MTDTDASEDPNDEVQYHIEVGEGDVADAVLLPGNPERVDKITALWDEYEEVAHHREYRTATGTYDGTPISVTSTGIGSPSAAIAVEELARVGVDTYVRVGSCGAIQPEMDVGDLVITSGAVRQEGTSAEYVREDYPAVADHEVVSALVAAAERLGYDYHVGLTMSADSFYAGQGRPGLDGFRAAGSESLVEELRAANVKNIEMEASALLTIANVYGLRAGAVCSVYANRITGEFRTEGESRAAETASLAVSLLARMDEVKREAGVETWHAGLSL from the coding sequence ATGACCGACACTGACGCCAGCGAGGACCCGAACGACGAGGTGCAGTACCACATTGAAGTCGGCGAGGGCGACGTCGCCGACGCCGTGTTGCTCCCCGGGAACCCCGAGCGCGTGGACAAGATCACCGCGCTGTGGGACGAGTACGAGGAAGTCGCCCATCACCGCGAGTACCGGACGGCGACGGGTACGTACGACGGCACGCCCATCTCGGTCACGTCGACGGGTATCGGCAGTCCGTCCGCGGCCATCGCCGTCGAGGAACTCGCCCGCGTCGGCGTCGACACGTACGTCCGCGTCGGCTCCTGCGGCGCGATTCAGCCGGAGATGGACGTCGGCGACCTCGTCATCACCTCCGGCGCGGTGCGGCAGGAGGGAACCAGCGCCGAGTACGTCCGCGAGGACTACCCGGCGGTCGCCGATCACGAGGTCGTCTCCGCGCTCGTCGCCGCCGCCGAGCGCCTCGGCTACGACTACCACGTCGGACTGACGATGAGCGCCGACAGCTTCTACGCCGGGCAGGGGCGCCCGGGTCTCGACGGTTTCCGCGCTGCGGGCAGCGAATCGCTCGTCGAGGAACTGCGGGCGGCGAACGTGAAGAACATCGAGATGGAGGCGAGCGCGTTGTTGACCATCGCGAACGTCTACGGTCTCCGCGCGGGCGCAGTCTGTTCGGTCTACGCGAACCGCATCACCGGCGAGTTCCGGACCGAAGGCGAGTCGCGAGCGGCGGAGACGGCCAGTCTCGCCGTCTCGCTCCTCGCGCGCATGGATGAGGTGAAACGAGAGGCTGGCGTCGAGACGTGGCACGCCGGTCTCTCGCTGTGA
- a CDS encoding glutathione-independent formaldehyde dehydrogenase yields MNAVVYKGPHEVAVEEVDEPELEHPNDVVIDITTSAICGSDLHMYEGRTSADPGIVFGHENMGVVEQVGDGVDTLEEGDRIVLPFNVACGFCRNCENGYTGFCTNVNPGFAGGAYGYVAMGPYKGGQAEKLRVPYADFNALKLPEGDEHEDAFALLADIFPTGWHGTRLADLQPGESIAIFGAGPVGLMAAYSAKIQGASEIYVVDRVPSRLELAEQHCDAMPINFEDSDPIEQIKDAHGGGVDKGVDAVGYQAIDPETDVTDDAYDPARENPAVVLNQLIQTVRPTGKLGIPGLYVPSDPGAPDEMAAQGRLGIDFGKLFEKGIALGTGQCNVKRYNRQLRDMIIEGRADPTFVVSHRVGIDEAPEMYERFDNREEGVTKVLLEP; encoded by the coding sequence ATGAACGCAGTGGTTTACAAAGGGCCACACGAAGTCGCGGTCGAGGAAGTAGACGAACCGGAACTCGAACACCCGAACGACGTCGTTATCGACATTACGACGTCGGCCATCTGTGGTTCGGACCTCCACATGTACGAGGGTCGAACCTCCGCGGATCCGGGTATCGTCTTTGGCCACGAGAACATGGGGGTCGTCGAGCAAGTCGGCGACGGTGTGGACACGTTGGAAGAAGGAGACCGCATCGTCTTGCCGTTCAACGTCGCCTGCGGCTTCTGTCGGAACTGTGAGAACGGATACACCGGGTTCTGTACGAACGTCAACCCCGGCTTCGCGGGCGGGGCGTACGGCTACGTCGCGATGGGACCGTACAAGGGCGGACAGGCCGAGAAACTCCGCGTCCCGTACGCCGACTTCAACGCGCTAAAGCTCCCCGAGGGCGACGAACACGAGGATGCGTTCGCGCTTCTCGCCGACATCTTCCCGACTGGGTGGCACGGAACCCGACTCGCCGACCTCCAACCCGGCGAGTCCATCGCCATCTTCGGCGCGGGTCCGGTCGGCCTGATGGCGGCCTACAGCGCAAAGATTCAGGGCGCGTCCGAGATTTACGTCGTCGACCGAGTTCCGAGTCGCCTCGAACTCGCAGAGCAGCACTGCGACGCGATGCCCATCAACTTCGAGGACTCGGACCCCATCGAACAGATCAAGGACGCTCACGGCGGTGGAGTCGACAAGGGCGTCGACGCCGTCGGCTATCAGGCCATCGACCCAGAGACCGACGTCACCGACGACGCCTACGACCCGGCGCGGGAGAATCCGGCAGTCGTCCTCAATCAGCTCATTCAGACCGTCCGTCCGACGGGGAAACTCGGTATCCCCGGACTCTACGTCCCCTCGGACCCCGGTGCGCCTGACGAGATGGCCGCGCAGGGCCGCCTCGGCATCGACTTCGGGAAACTGTTCGAGAAGGGCATCGCGCTCGGCACCGGCCAGTGTAACGTCAAGCGGTACAACCGACAGCTACGTGACATGATAATCGAAGGTCGCGCCGACCCGACGTTCGTCGTCTCTCACCGCGTCGGCATCGACGAAGCGCCGGAGATGTACGAGCGGTTCGACAACCGCGAGGAAGGCGTCACGAAGGTGCTTCTGGAACCGTAA